A genomic region of Capra hircus breed San Clemente chromosome 21, ASM170441v1, whole genome shotgun sequence contains the following coding sequences:
- the TCL1B gene encoding T-cell leukemia/lymphoma protein 1B has translation MEAEASPPVGSPPCCLWFQSPGVYKDEKGRIWVAVALQINPSHRARGSEAPESTHEVGLTVHLWQLPNQMPRSPSCPLVSGLPTKWELYPGRRYQGTDSRLWEIMDHGQVISTENLILKRLPSGNH, from the exons ATGGAAGCCGAAGCTTCTCCGCCGGTTGGATCGCCCCCTTGCTGCCTGTGGTTCCAGAGCCCTGGCGTCTACAAGGATGAGAAGGGGAGGATCTGGGTGGCTGTGGCTCTACAGATCAATCCCTCCCACCGAGCTCGGGGCAGCGAGGCCCCTGAGAGCACA CATGAAGTCGGCCTCACGGTCCATCTGTGGCAGTTACCCAACCAGATGCCCAGGTCCCCCAGCTGTCCGCTTGTGTCTGGGCTGCCCACTAAGTGGGAGCTCTATCCTGGGCGAAGGTACCAAGGAACAGATTCCAGACTCTGGGAAATAATGGACCACGGCCAG GTCATCTCCACGGAAAATCTGATCCTCAAACGTCTGCCGAGTGGGAACCACTGA